One window of the Pseudomonas sp. MPC6 genome contains the following:
- a CDS encoding MFS transporter — protein MRIHHQISTRALTAACVLSAAGALVFNAFPLFLGNIAGAFGFNDEQLGLLGTAYLTGFALIALLAPLWMPRLPWKTCGVFGYLLIVIASFLLKTAPTEQIHYVMGLLGLGSGVIFTLSLGVVSAARNPDRAYGWKIMTEMLVAGVLMLAMTTLVIEAFGYDGFIGGIVALYSLSALSLLGLPKNFLKAVEQHSTSKTAGNGLNRPAAMAALALFFQFGTFSGLWGFMERIGEINGVTPDTLGTLLTLSLVTGLLGAMLCALMGQRFGHRKPILGGMGLTLACVALLHFANGVVVFAVAACALNALLQFVSATQMALITETDRNGRYTVMIAFILAAGGAIGPGVLGAILAQVGFGFGYLWAVFFTLAAMALTMLATQLARTADGDTQVALACNNG, from the coding sequence ATGAGAATTCACCATCAGATCAGTACTCGCGCCCTAACTGCCGCCTGTGTGCTTTCGGCAGCCGGCGCCCTAGTGTTCAACGCCTTCCCGCTGTTTCTCGGAAATATCGCCGGAGCTTTCGGCTTCAATGACGAACAACTGGGGCTGTTAGGCACCGCCTACCTGACAGGCTTCGCCCTAATTGCCCTGCTCGCCCCGTTGTGGATGCCTCGCCTGCCCTGGAAAACCTGCGGTGTGTTCGGCTATCTGCTCATCGTCATCGCGTCCTTCCTGCTAAAAACGGCACCCACCGAGCAGATCCACTACGTCATGGGGCTGCTAGGGCTGGGCTCTGGAGTCATTTTCACCCTCTCGCTCGGGGTAGTGTCGGCGGCCAGAAATCCAGATCGTGCCTATGGCTGGAAAATAATGACTGAGATGCTGGTAGCGGGAGTATTAATGCTGGCGATGACCACTCTGGTGATCGAAGCTTTTGGTTACGACGGTTTTATCGGCGGCATCGTCGCCCTGTACAGTTTGTCGGCACTGTCGCTGCTTGGACTGCCAAAGAACTTCCTCAAGGCCGTCGAGCAACATTCAACCAGCAAGACTGCAGGAAACGGCCTGAACAGGCCGGCAGCCATGGCCGCCCTAGCACTGTTCTTCCAGTTCGGGACCTTCAGTGGCCTCTGGGGCTTTATGGAGCGGATCGGTGAAATAAACGGCGTGACCCCAGACACCCTCGGCACCCTGCTGACCCTGTCCCTGGTAACGGGCTTATTGGGCGCCATGCTCTGCGCCTTGATGGGCCAGCGCTTCGGTCATCGCAAACCTATCCTCGGCGGCATGGGGCTGACCCTTGCCTGCGTGGCCTTGCTGCATTTTGCCAACGGTGTAGTGGTTTTTGCCGTTGCCGCCTGCGCCCTCAACGCCTTGCTGCAGTTCGTCTCGGCCACACAGATGGCACTGATCACCGAAACCGATCGCAATGGCCGCTATACGGTGATGATCGCCTTTATCCTCGCCGCTGGCGGTGCCATCGGACCTGGGGTGCTGGGCGCAATTTTGGCGCAGGTCGGCTTCGGGTTCGGCTACCTGTGGGCGGTGTTCTTCACGCTTGCTGCCATGGCACTGACCATGCTGGCAACCCAATTAGCGCGGACAGCTGATGGCGATACCCAAGTGGCGCTAGCCTGCAACAACGGATGA
- a CDS encoding AraC family transcriptional regulator: MSPISDPRTSVNEVVLPTQVVAIFADVIKEKGFTDLEVLAGTGLLPQDLRQQNTFIRYDQVLRIVENALALYPEPGLGLVVGQREKVSTWGLLGFAIMSSATLKSALEVTHDYYQSGPALYDMEFHFTPDHCVMQAYTPHPIGSLLPTVIEELFACVYAVFPVLIGKPFKARKIEVAFDKPAYSLQYDRLFRCPIHFNSPSNRMIFDAQYLDCPLVTADSISAQLSRTLCVESLQRQGQVTDLCYSIRRILGRTPGRFPSMDLVAEELKMSTRSLRRYLTEHNTSFQNLADDVRAHLAIDYLSNSNISLDEVAERVGFSEYSNFRKAFKHWTGHPPSHYRN, encoded by the coding sequence ATGAGCCCGATCAGCGATCCACGCACCAGCGTCAATGAAGTGGTTCTGCCCACCCAGGTGGTCGCGATTTTTGCCGACGTGATCAAGGAGAAGGGCTTTACTGACCTAGAAGTGCTGGCTGGTACGGGGCTTTTGCCTCAGGATCTGCGCCAACAGAACACCTTTATTCGCTACGATCAGGTGCTACGCATTGTCGAGAATGCGCTCGCACTTTACCCGGAGCCGGGACTCGGCCTGGTAGTAGGCCAGCGGGAGAAGGTTAGCACTTGGGGCTTGTTGGGGTTTGCCATCATGAGTTCGGCCACCCTCAAGAGCGCGCTGGAGGTCACTCACGACTACTACCAGTCGGGCCCCGCACTCTACGATATGGAGTTCCATTTCACCCCCGACCACTGCGTGATGCAGGCTTATACCCCGCACCCCATTGGTTCATTGCTGCCAACCGTGATCGAAGAGCTGTTTGCCTGTGTTTATGCGGTCTTCCCGGTACTGATCGGCAAACCATTCAAGGCCCGGAAGATTGAGGTTGCCTTCGACAAGCCGGCCTATAGCCTGCAATACGATCGGCTATTCCGCTGCCCGATCCACTTCAACAGTCCCAGCAACCGCATGATCTTCGATGCACAATATCTGGACTGCCCCCTGGTTACCGCCGACTCCATCAGCGCACAACTGAGCCGCACCCTCTGCGTGGAATCGTTGCAGCGCCAGGGGCAAGTCACCGACCTGTGCTACAGCATCCGTCGAATCCTAGGTCGTACCCCTGGCCGCTTTCCCAGCATGGACTTGGTAGCCGAGGAGCTGAAGATGAGCACCCGCTCCCTCCGGCGTTATCTCACCGAGCACAACACTAGCTTCCAGAACCTTGCGGACGACGTGCGTGCCCACCTGGCGATCGACTACCTGAGCAACTCCAACATTAGCCTGGATGAGGTCGCTGAACGGGTCGGTTTCTCCGAATACAGCAACTTTCGCAAAGCCTTCAAACACTGGACCGGCCACCCACCCAGCCACTACCGCAACTGA
- a CDS encoding aminotransferase class III-fold pyridoxal phosphate-dependent enzyme: MNILQTPVSTSMLKQQALRKAHDHLIPGRINTFSQMGIDLVIGRREGYRFWDIDGKEFMDFHLNGGTYNVGHRNPEVLEVLNQALTTLDIGNHHFASPYRTKLAEQLSHLSPGGSLHYSVLTSSGSEANDVAIKSARYATGRRKIVALDTAFHGRTGLSGAAGDPSNSRYFHSDCADDFHTVPFNDLAAMDAALASEDVAAVLMEVIPATAGFTMPTNDYLPGVKALCERYGSLFIADEVQVGLGRCGELWAVQCWGVEPDILVTGKGLSAGLYPIAAAVMSERVGSWLIDNGWGHVSTFGGSEIGCAVASKVLAICSDFATLVQTRSTADYLRTGLADIQQRHPYLKEIRSQGVVMGLKFDSPNGGIHMMKALFDQGLWAIFAGFDPSVLQFKAGLLIDRAFCDEALDKFEAAIRVAERVEDKGIPMSINPSK; this comes from the coding sequence ATGAACATTCTGCAGACTCCAGTCAGTACCTCGATGTTGAAACAACAGGCCCTGCGCAAGGCCCACGATCACCTGATCCCAGGGCGCATCAATACCTTCAGTCAGATGGGCATCGATCTGGTGATCGGTCGCCGAGAGGGTTATCGGTTCTGGGATATCGACGGTAAGGAGTTCATGGACTTCCACCTAAATGGCGGCACCTACAATGTCGGACACCGCAACCCCGAAGTGCTGGAGGTGTTAAACCAGGCACTGACAACCTTGGATATAGGCAACCACCACTTCGCGTCCCCCTACCGGACCAAATTGGCCGAACAGCTGTCGCACCTGTCGCCTGGTGGCTCACTCCACTACAGCGTGCTTACCAGCAGCGGCAGCGAAGCCAACGATGTGGCAATCAAATCCGCTCGTTACGCCACCGGACGACGCAAGATCGTGGCACTGGACACAGCCTTCCATGGTCGCACCGGCCTATCCGGCGCCGCCGGCGATCCATCCAACTCCCGCTATTTCCACTCCGACTGCGCCGACGATTTCCACACCGTGCCTTTCAACGACCTGGCAGCGATGGACGCGGCGCTGGCCAGCGAGGATGTGGCCGCCGTACTGATGGAAGTGATCCCGGCTACGGCTGGCTTCACGATGCCAACCAATGATTACCTGCCCGGAGTCAAGGCTCTGTGCGAGCGCTACGGCAGCCTGTTTATCGCCGACGAGGTACAAGTTGGCCTGGGACGCTGCGGCGAGCTCTGGGCCGTCCAGTGCTGGGGGGTTGAGCCGGATATCTTGGTCACCGGCAAGGGGCTGTCCGCTGGGCTATACCCGATCGCCGCCGCGGTGATGAGTGAGCGGGTCGGGTCCTGGCTGATCGACAACGGCTGGGGGCACGTCTCCACCTTCGGCGGTAGCGAGATCGGTTGCGCGGTTGCCAGCAAGGTATTGGCGATCTGCAGCGATTTCGCCACCCTCGTACAGACCCGCAGCACCGCCGACTATCTCCGAACCGGCCTTGCGGATATCCAGCAACGCCACCCCTACCTCAAGGAAATTCGCAGTCAGGGAGTGGTAATGGGCCTCAAGTTCGACAGCCCTAACGGCGGCATTCACATGATGAAAGCCCTGTTCGACCAGGGACTGTGGGCGATCTTCGCCGGGTTCGACCCCTCAGTGCTGCAGTTCAAAGCAGGCCTCTTGATCGACCGGGCCTTCTGCGACGAAGCACTGGATAAATTCGAAGCCGCCATCCGTGTGGCCGAGCGGGTCGAGGACAAGGGCATCCCGATGAGCATTAATCCATCCAAATAA
- a CDS encoding MFS transporter, producing the protein MFFGLGIIGVCIGAQGSLLGIRAELEGFDIRVTGLLMSAYYVGFLLGSLRAPKILQRVGHIRAFAALTALASITILVHSLIIDPWTWGLMRLLTGFAVSAIYVVAESWLNQAANNRSRGQLLSIYMVTMLAGLSSGQFLLKLADPASFELFTLISVLISLAAIPILITATPMPSFEAARPVSIKALYHLAPTGLIGSFLINTCYAMVLGMGAVYASKLGMQVDEISLFMAVLVVGGMLLQWPLGKLSDRMDRRSVICAAAFAALLFALVSGQTGFAADNRHLLLALLFGGCCFPLLALYLALTNDELTSDQAVGASSTLLLVGGIGATLGPFMISLTMERWGAPGFFWCLAAMSALMAGHAFYRRLIDPLPAAGEPSSFQMQAPSPVGSGLMKSPPSEN; encoded by the coding sequence TTGTTCTTCGGCCTCGGCATTATCGGCGTCTGTATCGGCGCTCAGGGCTCACTGCTGGGAATCCGTGCTGAACTGGAAGGCTTCGATATCCGGGTAACTGGGCTACTGATGTCGGCCTACTACGTTGGCTTTCTGCTCGGTTCACTGCGCGCGCCGAAGATTCTCCAGCGAGTAGGGCACATTCGCGCTTTCGCAGCACTGACTGCACTGGCATCCATCACCATTTTGGTTCACTCCCTGATCATTGATCCCTGGACCTGGGGACTGATGCGCCTGCTCACCGGCTTTGCCGTTTCGGCGATCTATGTGGTCGCCGAAAGCTGGTTGAACCAGGCAGCCAACAACCGCAGCCGTGGCCAGTTGTTGTCGATCTACATGGTCACCATGTTGGCCGGTCTTTCCAGCGGCCAGTTCCTGCTCAAATTGGCGGATCCCGCCAGTTTCGAGTTATTTACCCTGATTTCGGTACTAATCAGCCTGGCCGCCATACCGATTCTGATCACCGCCACCCCAATGCCATCCTTCGAAGCCGCCCGACCGGTGAGCATCAAAGCTCTCTATCACCTCGCCCCCACAGGGCTGATCGGCTCCTTCCTGATCAATACATGTTACGCCATGGTGCTTGGTATGGGCGCAGTCTATGCCAGTAAACTGGGGATGCAGGTGGATGAGATTTCGCTGTTTATGGCGGTGTTGGTGGTTGGCGGCATGCTGCTGCAATGGCCCCTGGGCAAGCTCTCCGATCGCATGGACCGGCGCTCAGTGATCTGCGCTGCGGCCTTTGCCGCACTGTTGTTTGCCCTCGTCAGCGGGCAAACCGGATTCGCCGCCGACAATCGTCACCTGCTGCTGGCGTTACTGTTCGGCGGCTGCTGTTTCCCACTGCTGGCACTTTACCTGGCGCTTACCAACGACGAACTGACGTCGGATCAGGCGGTCGGCGCCAGCAGCACCCTGTTGCTGGTGGGTGGCATCGGCGCCACCCTGGGTCCCTTTATGATCTCGCTGACGATGGAGCGCTGGGGCGCCCCGGGGTTTTTCTGGTGCCTGGCGGCCATGTCGGCACTGATGGCCGGACACGCGTTCTATAGGCGGTTGATTGATCCGCTTCCGGCCGCTGGTGAACCGTCCAGCTTCCAGATGCAGGCTCCTTCCCCCGTTGGCTCTGGCTTGATGAAATCCCCACCTTCAGAAAACTAA
- a CDS encoding phosphotransferase, with protein sequence MDKVLTLASPQQARHFQELAREALKYWGIDDAAISLTKHRENAVFSVIDASSQRRYALRVHRFGYHSDAALHSELLWMRALNQAGVCTPPIIPTIDGELFKNVAIDTIPRPHQCDLLGWVEGAPLGSIDNDHDFDPAQQVESYRVVGELAGRLHNQSEDWQRPPSFIRDAWDADGLVGDNPIWGRFCELEPLFDAQRVLLCLARDIAKQKLKAFGQSPDRYGLIHNDFLPENLLMTADGIRIIDFDDAGFGWHLFEFATSLFFHIGEDNFDDILASMIECYRYVRELPQAHLAMLPTFFLVRGLVYLGWVHTRKDTETAKALTADLIDRVVALADAYLAGRP encoded by the coding sequence ATGGATAAAGTCCTTACACTTGCCTCACCTCAACAGGCGCGCCATTTTCAAGAACTGGCCCGGGAGGCGCTCAAGTATTGGGGCATCGATGACGCCGCCATTTCCCTGACCAAACACCGGGAAAATGCCGTCTTCAGCGTGATCGACGCCTCCTCCCAGCGCCGCTATGCACTTCGGGTGCACCGTTTCGGCTACCACTCAGATGCCGCGTTGCATTCCGAGCTGCTGTGGATGCGGGCACTGAACCAGGCCGGCGTCTGCACGCCACCTATCATCCCGACCATCGATGGCGAACTGTTCAAGAACGTTGCCATCGACACCATCCCCCGGCCTCACCAATGCGACCTGCTGGGCTGGGTCGAGGGAGCCCCCCTGGGTTCGATTGACAATGACCACGACTTCGATCCGGCCCAGCAGGTGGAGAGCTACCGAGTGGTGGGAGAGTTGGCCGGCCGCCTGCATAACCAGAGCGAAGACTGGCAACGCCCTCCCTCCTTCATCCGCGACGCCTGGGATGCCGATGGTTTGGTCGGCGATAATCCGATCTGGGGCCGGTTCTGCGAGCTGGAGCCTCTGTTCGACGCGCAGCGGGTACTGCTCTGCCTCGCCCGGGATATAGCCAAGCAAAAGTTAAAGGCGTTCGGTCAAAGCCCGGATCGCTACGGCCTGATCCACAACGATTTTCTACCCGAAAATCTGCTGATGACGGCCGATGGCATTCGCATTATCGACTTCGATGACGCTGGCTTCGGCTGGCACCTGTTCGAGTTTGCCACCTCGCTGTTCTTCCATATCGGCGAGGACAATTTCGACGACATCCTGGCCTCGATGATCGAGTGCTACCGCTACGTGCGCGAACTCCCACAAGCCCATTTGGCGATGCTACCCACCTTCTTCCTGGTGCGGGGACTGGTGTATTTGGGCTGGGTTCATACCCGCAAGGATACCGAAACCGCCAAGGCACTCACCGCAGATCTGATCGACAGGGTCGTGGCGCTGGCCGATGCCTATCTTGCGGGTCGTCCTTAG
- the speB gene encoding agmatinase codes for MNREMIDRFYQTQDILGETYTPIQCQRYSEVATFMRAPQVRELSQVDIGLIGIPFDGGLTCRTGARMGPREVRNQSTMMRAINVATGVKPFNIARIADLGDVRFSNLFSLDAAIQDIEKYYDAIAKSGVIPIGIGGDHSVTYPILKALAKVHDQPIAIIHIDAHTDTWGEYQGSKFHHGAPFRLAVDEGLIDPLKTVQIGIRGGQNFSDGLDYSRNKEMRVITIEEFDDLGWKAVASEARRIVGDSPVYLTFDIDGLDPVFAPGTGTPEAGGISMREAQRLLRELRGLNFIGADLVEVSPPLDPSGLTALNGATLLFEMLCLLAEQVGSRQ; via the coding sequence ATGAACCGCGAAATGATAGACCGCTTTTATCAGACTCAAGATATTCTCGGCGAGACTTACACCCCGATCCAGTGTCAGCGTTACAGCGAAGTCGCCACCTTTATGCGCGCGCCCCAAGTCAGAGAGCTTAGCCAAGTCGATATCGGCCTCATCGGCATCCCCTTTGACGGCGGTCTCACCTGTAGAACCGGCGCTCGTATGGGCCCCCGTGAGGTGCGCAACCAATCCACCATGATGCGCGCCATCAACGTGGCAACCGGGGTCAAGCCCTTCAATATTGCGCGCATCGCTGACCTGGGTGATGTGCGTTTTTCCAATCTATTCAGCCTTGATGCGGCCATCCAGGATATCGAAAAATACTATGATGCCATCGCTAAAAGTGGCGTGATACCCATCGGCATTGGCGGCGATCACTCGGTCACCTACCCCATTCTCAAGGCTCTGGCGAAAGTCCATGATCAGCCGATCGCCATAATTCATATCGACGCCCATACTGATACTTGGGGCGAATATCAGGGATCTAAGTTTCACCATGGCGCACCATTTCGTTTGGCTGTCGACGAAGGGCTGATCGATCCGCTCAAAACGGTTCAGATTGGTATACGCGGCGGGCAGAATTTTTCCGATGGCCTCGATTACTCCCGCAACAAAGAAATGAGGGTGATCACTATCGAGGAGTTCGATGATCTGGGCTGGAAAGCAGTGGCTAGCGAAGCCCGACGCATCGTCGGCGACAGCCCGGTCTACCTGACCTTCGATATTGACGGGTTGGATCCGGTGTTCGCCCCCGGAACCGGCACCCCTGAAGCCGGCGGTATCAGCATGCGGGAAGCCCAGCGGTTGTTGCGGGAACTGCGCGGACTCAACTTTATCGGAGCCGATCTGGTGGAGGTCTCTCCGCCCCTGGATCCGAGCGGCCTGACCGCACTAAATGGTGCCACACTGCTGTTTGAGATGCTCTGTCTACTGGCTGAACAAGTTGGCTCACGACAGTAG
- a CDS encoding serine hydrolase: MRSHLTDPLMQGFPPPPEQQVTLANWQRAPYSRWAFQNVRRLVPTAEVSRGNHPPSVFEQAPRYLDDVPVTKMDGQVVPLQQLLCETSTDAFLVIHRGKIVTEQYFNGMAPSAQHLLMSVTKSVGSTLMGILVSQGLIDLDAPLPSYIPELKDSAYGDATVRQVLDMQIASNYDEYPEAPGGYSLRDLDQVTGWSPESGPGRPKSMYDLAQLLKKGDGDHGQRFSYDSINTDMLGWIMERVTGIALPELLSRELWSKLGAERDAYIGVDPSGSAILDGGLCATLRDMGRFGQMILQGGTFNDQQILPRAWIDDIRFNSDSAAWAKGYYAALFPEGGYRSQWWLPGNALQAMMAAGVFGQIVYIDPVAQLVGVKFSSHPEEVDGELYQNMARAFETIAAALEAGNEQ; encoded by the coding sequence ATGCGTTCACATCTGACTGACCCATTGATGCAAGGATTTCCCCCTCCCCCCGAGCAACAGGTAACCCTGGCAAACTGGCAACGGGCGCCCTATAGCCGCTGGGCTTTCCAGAATGTGCGCAGGCTGGTGCCCACCGCGGAAGTTAGTCGTGGCAACCACCCGCCCTCAGTCTTTGAACAGGCCCCCCGCTATCTGGATGATGTGCCTGTAACCAAGATGGATGGCCAAGTGGTTCCCCTGCAGCAGTTGCTGTGTGAAACCAGCACCGACGCGTTTCTGGTGATCCATCGCGGTAAGATCGTCACCGAACAGTATTTCAACGGCATGGCGCCGTCTGCCCAGCATCTGCTGATGTCGGTGACCAAGTCCGTGGGCTCGACCCTGATGGGCATTCTGGTATCCCAGGGACTGATCGATCTCGATGCCCCACTGCCCAGCTATATTCCCGAACTAAAGGACAGCGCCTATGGCGATGCGACGGTTCGCCAGGTGCTGGATATGCAGATCGCCAGCAACTATGACGAGTACCCAGAAGCGCCTGGAGGTTACTCCCTGCGGGATCTGGATCAGGTGACGGGCTGGAGCCCGGAAAGCGGCCCCGGCCGACCCAAGAGCATGTACGACCTTGCCCAGCTGCTGAAGAAAGGCGACGGCGACCATGGGCAACGGTTCAGCTATGACTCCATCAACACCGACATGCTGGGATGGATCATGGAACGGGTAACCGGCATAGCCCTGCCGGAGTTGCTGAGTCGTGAGCTCTGGTCAAAGCTCGGCGCCGAACGGGACGCCTACATCGGGGTTGATCCCTCGGGTAGCGCCATTCTGGATGGCGGCCTCTGTGCGACTCTTCGCGACATGGGGCGCTTTGGCCAGATGATCCTCCAGGGCGGAACCTTCAACGACCAGCAGATTCTGCCGCGGGCCTGGATCGATGATATCCGCTTCAATAGCGATTCGGCCGCTTGGGCCAAAGGGTACTATGCTGCACTGTTTCCCGAAGGCGGCTATCGAAGCCAGTGGTGGCTGCCCGGCAATGCCCTCCAGGCGATGATGGCCGCGGGAGTATTCGGACAAATTGTCTATATCGATCCGGTAGCTCAGCTGGTGGGGGTGAAGTTCTCCTCCCATCCTGAGGAAGTGGACGGCGAGCTTTATCAGAATATGGCGCGCGCCTTCGAAACGATTGCCGCAGCACTGGAGGCTGGCAACGAGCAATAA
- a CDS encoding LysR family transcriptional regulator: protein MKPKGQLSDMDLKLLRVYVAVVKAGGLSAAEISLNMSVSNISARLSDLEQRLGMRLCERGRHGFSLTEQGQQVYGATQELIQSIEHFTGQVQATQGHITGELRLILTDNTLSDPNFLIVPIIQRFQSQASQVHIRLDVGSRSEVERAVVNGEVQLGITSLTQPLENLVCHYLYPEEYFLYCGRSHPLFDQGVETVTQADIDNCCFIDHAPGSHGSDPITGAKQTATAAALEARATLILAGNHVGFLPSHYSQRWTRAGQMRALLPEAMCYKKDMYALTKKGRASNAALNLFIETLLQAYSPAVGEG from the coding sequence ATGAAGCCTAAAGGGCAGCTGAGTGATATGGATCTTAAGTTGCTTCGGGTTTATGTTGCTGTAGTGAAGGCAGGCGGCCTGTCCGCCGCCGAGATCAGCCTGAACATGAGCGTCTCCAATATCAGCGCCCGGTTATCCGATCTGGAGCAGCGCCTCGGGATGCGTCTGTGCGAGCGAGGGCGCCACGGCTTCTCGCTGACCGAGCAGGGGCAGCAGGTCTATGGGGCCACGCAGGAGTTGATCCAGTCCATCGAACACTTTACCGGCCAGGTGCAGGCGACCCAGGGGCATATCACCGGAGAGCTGCGTCTGATTCTCACGGATAACACGCTGTCCGATCCCAACTTCTTGATAGTGCCGATTATCCAGCGTTTCCAGTCTCAAGCGTCTCAGGTTCATATTCGATTGGATGTGGGCTCGCGTTCCGAGGTTGAACGGGCCGTCGTTAATGGCGAAGTACAACTAGGTATCACCTCCCTGACCCAGCCATTGGAAAATCTGGTGTGCCACTACCTGTATCCTGAAGAGTATTTTCTTTACTGCGGTCGCTCCCACCCCCTATTCGATCAGGGTGTCGAGACGGTGACGCAAGCGGATATCGACAATTGCTGTTTTATCGATCATGCACCGGGAAGCCATGGCTCGGATCCGATCACCGGCGCCAAACAGACTGCCACCGCTGCTGCGCTGGAGGCCCGAGCGACTCTGATCTTGGCGGGCAACCATGTCGGTTTTCTGCCCAGCCACTATTCACAACGCTGGACCCGAGCAGGACAGATGCGGGCATTGCTTCCAGAGGCAATGTGCTACAAGAAAGACATGTATGCCTTGACCAAGAAGGGGCGTGCTTCGAATGCCGCGTTGAATCTGTTTATTGAGACTTTATTGCAGGCTTATTCGCCAGCGGTGGGGGAGGGCTGA
- a CDS encoding MFS transporter has protein sequence MSNSIGAIAVAQLPAVESSQVSGGGVWAAILFGTIGLFVFLMMPMFVGALASNGFDDGQLGNLASMDLAGMAVASVAALFWIKRLNWRLAGLMSMAALIIGNLLCLNVTDYGSLMLLRFVTGLGGGCAAVLTYSVIANTTRPDRYMGLFVAIQVLAQAIAFFAAPSMQAHWGVNSFYYLFSSLALLAMGLVKWFPSTGHAEDLHRGEAAGLPVSAKLAVFSILIAMALFFIGQGAIWAYGERIAATGGLDAQTIGNLLALTSLASLLGAVLSVWMDVRFGRFWPILIAIAVQLVALGLFHGEMSAIVFAVIFSIFAFSWNFGIAYQVGALISCDTEGRYTALIPAFQGAGLALGPALAGAFITGGSYFSVNLISAAALGGYLLFILPFSRR, from the coding sequence ATGAGTAACTCCATCGGAGCAATAGCTGTGGCACAGCTCCCCGCCGTGGAAAGCAGTCAGGTGTCCGGGGGCGGGGTGTGGGCTGCCATCTTGTTCGGCACCATCGGCCTCTTCGTATTCCTCATGATGCCAATGTTCGTAGGTGCACTGGCGTCCAACGGCTTCGATGACGGTCAACTGGGCAATCTGGCGTCGATGGATCTGGCCGGAATGGCCGTAGCCAGCGTTGCAGCCCTGTTCTGGATCAAGCGGCTCAACTGGCGCCTCGCGGGGCTGATGTCCATGGCGGCACTGATCATCGGCAACCTGCTCTGCCTCAACGTCACCGATTACGGCTCACTGATGCTGCTGCGCTTCGTTACCGGCCTGGGGGGCGGTTGTGCAGCCGTGCTGACCTATAGCGTGATCGCCAACACCACCCGCCCGGATCGCTATATGGGATTGTTCGTTGCCATTCAGGTGTTGGCACAAGCTATCGCTTTTTTCGCCGCACCATCGATGCAGGCGCACTGGGGAGTGAACAGTTTCTACTACCTGTTCAGCTCACTGGCACTGCTGGCAATGGGATTGGTGAAATGGTTTCCCAGTACTGGCCATGCCGAAGATTTGCATCGAGGTGAAGCCGCAGGCCTGCCGGTCTCGGCAAAACTCGCCGTTTTCTCGATACTGATAGCCATGGCTCTGTTCTTTATCGGCCAGGGGGCAATCTGGGCCTATGGTGAGCGCATCGCCGCAACGGGCGGGCTCGATGCTCAGACCATCGGTAATTTACTCGCGTTAACCTCCCTCGCCTCCCTGCTAGGGGCCGTACTTTCGGTCTGGATGGATGTCCGCTTTGGTCGTTTTTGGCCAATCCTCATCGCCATTGCGGTGCAGTTGGTAGCGCTCGGCCTGTTCCATGGTGAGATGAGTGCAATCGTCTTCGCCGTTATCTTTTCGATCTTTGCCTTCAGCTGGAACTTCGGCATCGCTTATCAGGTTGGCGCGCTGATCAGTTGCGATACCGAGGGCCGATACACGGCGCTGATTCCCGCATTTCAAGGCGCCGGACTGGCCCTTGGACCTGCCCTGGCCGGGGCTTTTATAACTGGTGGCAGCTACTTCTCGGTGAACCTGATCAGCGCTGCTGCACTGGGCGGCTATCTGCTCTTTATCCTGCCGTTCTCGCGCCGCTAA